One genomic window of Butyricicoccus intestinisimiae includes the following:
- a CDS encoding MarR family winged helix-turn-helix transcriptional regulator: protein MESSEHCVAVWNRMKRMRQIQMWKLCEGMTKAETELLHVMCRLSKKNPDIPVSQLPQVCCMQTSAISRLMKKMEADGLIVRKVDPNCRRNTLVSVTEAGAEQCRRNWEEIQDFWERVLARTPEEHIDQMLCLWDEIMDNMENVIDELSQDK, encoded by the coding sequence ATGGAATCAAGCGAACATTGCGTGGCGGTTTGGAACCGCATGAAGCGAATGCGGCAGATTCAGATGTGGAAGCTGTGCGAGGGCATGACCAAAGCGGAAACCGAGCTGCTGCATGTCATGTGCCGTCTAAGTAAAAAAAATCCGGACATTCCGGTTTCTCAGCTGCCGCAGGTGTGCTGTATGCAGACATCGGCAATTTCCCGTCTGATGAAAAAGATGGAGGCAGACGGCTTGATTGTCCGCAAAGTAGATCCGAATTGCCGGAGAAATACACTGGTATCTGTGACAGAAGCGGGCGCAGAACAGTGCAGGCGCAATTGGGAAGAAATACAGGACTTCTGGGAACGCGTTCTGGCGCGTACACCCGAAGAACATATTGATCAGATGTTATGCCTTTGGGATGAGATCATGGACAACATGGAAAACGTGATAGATGAACTGTCTCAGGACAAATAA